The following DNA comes from Anticarsia gemmatalis isolate Benzon Research Colony breed Stoneville strain chromosome 10, ilAntGemm2 primary, whole genome shotgun sequence.
ttgtttgacagagaatttcatgtgaaaaaacggtattgtgttcaaaaaagtaaaaaatataagttattcgtttcctaacattttaattggaaaccaacaaatcaattacgtgtattgtgcagatttttattcgatttcaacagcaggcattttgtctttaaggtggtaagttaaactgtgtaaattatgtggatcgtgcatttgaggttaaattcactactctgtccatagtccaaaatgcctagaggacgacgtgcgaacatcggccgccgcacaagacatgcaagccagcaacaagtgtattcacagaacttaagcgaagtaagacaaaatataataagagaaaatgcccgattaagacagcgcgtgagcacacgaagatcattggcatcatacaatcgcttggcattccaatatgatcccactgcgaactacagtaatgatgaaaatttagatattggaccaatgacgactgtatgccgatattgtaatgcgttaaagtttaaaagagaaacggctggattgtgttgcgcaagtggaaaagtcaaactggatccattacttacaccaccacagccactgaaacaattgttcgatggaagtgatcacgattcctaccattttcttcaacacatccttgaatacaataactgctttcgcatgacttcctttggagctaatatcattcgagaaggcggctttatgccgacttgcaaggtaaaagatacaacacacagaaccaatcactcacactaacaaaatgaattgcaacaataaaaactacatatacaccaaacactacaccatcacacgatcagaagttacaccgtattcttcaacaaatgattgtttgcaattacagatacaaggacaaatatatcatttgcatggttcaatggtgccatcaccggatgagccgcatcaatttctgcaaatatattttatttcgtcgatggtggatcagctgaatgtgcgttgcaatatacagggaacacaacagttaaagagacgaattatagaacagttgcaagcattttttcacgctaataacgctgtggttaatatgttcaaaacagcattggaacaaatgccatcggatacgcacaaatttgtcataagagcggattgtaccccaacaggtgaacacgtgcgaagattcaatgcacccaccgttaatgatgttgctgcaattattgttggcgatccaactaaatcgcgagacattgtcgttcagcgaagaagcaata
Coding sequences within:
- the LOC142976259 gene encoding uncharacterized protein LOC142976259 — protein: MPRGRRANIGRRTRHASQQQVYSQNLSEVRQNIIRENARLRQRVSTRRSLASYNRLAFQYDPTANYSNDENLDIGPMTTVCRYCNALKFKRETAGLCCASGKVKLDPLLTPPQPLKQLFDGSDHDSYHFLQHILEYNNCFRMTSFGANIIREGGFMPTCKIQGQIYHLHGSMVPSPDEPHQFLQIYFISSMVDQLNVRCNIQGTQQLKRRIIEQLQAFFHANNAVVNMFKTALEQMPSDTHKFVIRADCTPTGEHVRRFNAPTVNDVAAIIVGDPTKSRDIVVQRRSNIMHRVNETHRLYDALQYPIIYWQGQDGYDITLKMVDPITGVSTNKNLSAMNYYAYRLMIRTHEENVILKCRRLFQQFAVDMYVKVETERLAFIRYNQAKLRSEDYIHLRDAIHSDGDVQNVGRLTILPSSYIGSPRHMHEYAQDAMTYVRNYGTPDLFITFTCNPKWMEIEREMEPGQKPQDRHDIIARCLSLSEKSSI